One window of Curtobacterium sp. 458 genomic DNA carries:
- a CDS encoding DMT family transporter, with protein sequence MNALLYVLVALTWGSSFFFAKIGLEGLAPQQVATVRTVLGAVTLVVVLLATRRKWPREPRVWGHLLVVAVFLNAVPSSLMAWAEQTVPSGLASIYNATTPIMTLLALAVLVPSERLSRRQLGGIVLGIVGVLVLVGPWDLVGDPAVLATVPGQVALLGMTASYGIGLAWLRRFGVGSGQDPTTVATVQLALAAVLMLLVAPVIATGPVRLDWRIVASMVALGAVGTGLAYAWNTRLVGAWGAGRASTVTYLTPVVGVALGVLVLGEPLRWNEPVGGLVVLLGIALASGVLRRRHPDATRSRPSVRSAG encoded by the coding sequence GTGAACGCCCTCCTCTACGTCCTCGTCGCCCTCACCTGGGGTTCGAGCTTCTTCTTCGCGAAGATCGGACTCGAGGGGCTCGCGCCGCAACAGGTCGCCACCGTGCGGACCGTCCTCGGCGCGGTCACCCTCGTCGTCGTGCTGCTCGCGACTCGTCGGAAGTGGCCCCGCGAGCCGCGGGTGTGGGGACACCTGCTCGTCGTGGCGGTGTTCCTCAACGCGGTGCCGTCGTCGCTCATGGCCTGGGCGGAGCAGACGGTGCCGTCCGGCCTCGCGAGCATCTACAACGCGACGACGCCGATCATGACGCTCCTCGCGCTCGCGGTCCTCGTGCCGTCCGAGCGACTCAGCCGCCGACAGCTGGGTGGCATCGTGCTCGGGATCGTCGGGGTGCTCGTCCTCGTCGGACCGTGGGACCTCGTCGGCGACCCGGCGGTGCTCGCCACGGTTCCCGGTCAGGTGGCGCTGCTCGGCATGACCGCGTCGTACGGCATCGGCCTCGCGTGGCTGCGCCGGTTCGGCGTCGGCAGCGGGCAGGACCCGACGACCGTCGCCACGGTGCAGCTCGCGCTCGCGGCAGTCCTCATGCTGCTGGTCGCGCCCGTCATCGCCACCGGTCCGGTGCGGCTGGACTGGAGGATCGTGGCCTCGATGGTCGCGCTCGGCGCGGTCGGCACGGGGCTGGCCTACGCCTGGAACACGCGGCTGGTCGGGGCGTGGGGCGCGGGACGTGCGTCCACGGTGACGTACCTGACGCCGGTCGTCGGGGTCGCCCTCGGCGTCCTCGTGCTCGGTGAGCCGCTGCGCTGGAACGAACCGGTGGGAGGGCTCGTGGTC
- a CDS encoding response regulator transcription factor: MAGTPLQRTDGTPVRALVVDDEHALADAVALAFAGDGWAVRAVHRGRDVLFAAREFQPDVIVLDVMLPDIDGFEVLERLRDARDDVRVLFLTARDAPEDRLAGLTGGGDDYLTKPFGIEELLVRARILARTSARVAAAGPAGIVVGDLRLDEDARSVTRDGDPLELTPTEYELLRHLARNANRVLSREQILASVWGMDFGASSNLVDMYVSYLRKKLDAGREPMLQTVRGAGYVLRPTT; encoded by the coding sequence ATGGCCGGCACCCCGCTGCAGCGCACGGACGGCACGCCCGTCCGCGCCCTCGTCGTCGACGACGAGCACGCGCTCGCGGACGCCGTCGCCCTCGCGTTCGCGGGCGACGGCTGGGCCGTGCGCGCCGTGCACCGCGGACGGGACGTCCTGTTCGCCGCGCGGGAGTTCCAGCCGGACGTCATCGTGCTCGACGTCATGCTGCCGGACATCGACGGGTTCGAGGTGCTCGAACGGCTCCGCGACGCCCGGGACGACGTCCGCGTCCTGTTCCTCACCGCGCGGGACGCCCCCGAGGACCGGCTCGCCGGGCTCACGGGCGGCGGTGACGACTACCTGACCAAGCCGTTCGGCATCGAAGAGCTGCTCGTGCGGGCACGCATCCTCGCCCGGACCTCGGCTCGGGTCGCGGCAGCCGGACCGGCCGGGATCGTCGTCGGCGACCTGCGCCTCGACGAGGACGCCCGGAGTGTGACCCGGGACGGCGACCCGCTCGAACTGACGCCGACGGAGTACGAGCTGCTGCGGCACCTCGCCCGGAACGCGAACCGCGTGCTGTCGCGGGAGCAGATCCTCGCGAGCGTGTGGGGCATGGACTTCGGGGCGTCGTCGAACCTCGTGGACATGTACGTGTCGTACCTCCGCAAGAAGCTCGACGCCGGCCGGGAGCCGATGCTGCAGACCGTCCGTGGGGCCGGGTACGTGCTCCGCCCGACGACGTGA
- a CDS encoding HAMP domain-containing sensor histidine kinase has translation MRRPGADRAGAVRAGAVRAPSLRWRIVGAVALLLVVTNVVVGAVTVVAFREYLVGRLDAELATAAGRVVGDGRPPGSGSGSSGSGSSGGSAGQPDPDNEFIGAPGQAAGTVVAVLRSGSTVLAGYTDSEGRQHGLTAAQERTLSAIDRDGTPVTVQLGALGAYRAQAVGSGGDVFVTALPLGALDSTITRLVLVFGGVTLLGLLVAAWALALTVRRALRPLEHVAGVASDVAALDLEHGETDITARVGAADLTANREVGQVGTALNRLLGHVGQALTVRREAESGMRTFVADASHELRTPIATVRAYAELSTSSTDLDAVHANVGRIATEAVRMGDLVEELLLLARLDARALAGTPPLVVDTVDLTSIVVEATMDARTTNPDHRWTLEVDDEPVTVDGDAAQLRRLVRNLLSNAAQHTPSGSAVVVSLRRVPGAPRPSVRLVVANDGPPIDPALLPNLFDRFTRGEASRSREHGTSGLGLAIVRAVTAAHDGTVRVVSEPGRTAFTVELPATS, from the coding sequence ATGCGTCGGCCGGGTGCCGACCGGGCGGGTGCCGTGCGGGCGGGTGCCGTGCGGGCGCCCTCGCTGCGGTGGCGGATCGTCGGGGCGGTCGCGCTGCTGCTCGTCGTCACGAACGTCGTGGTCGGGGCGGTCACCGTCGTGGCGTTCCGGGAGTACCTCGTGGGGCGGCTGGACGCGGAGCTCGCCACGGCAGCGGGGCGGGTCGTGGGGGACGGCAGGCCGCCGGGGTCGGGGTCGGGGTCGTCGGGGTCGGGCTCGTCCGGCGGTTCCGCCGGGCAGCCGGACCCGGACAACGAGTTCATCGGTGCGCCGGGGCAGGCCGCCGGGACGGTCGTGGCCGTCCTCCGTTCGGGGTCCACCGTGCTCGCCGGCTACACCGACAGCGAGGGTCGGCAGCACGGGCTCACGGCCGCGCAGGAGCGCACACTGTCGGCGATCGACCGCGACGGCACGCCCGTCACGGTGCAGCTCGGAGCGCTCGGCGCCTACCGGGCGCAGGCCGTCGGCAGCGGCGGGGATGTCTTCGTCACGGCGCTCCCCCTCGGGGCGCTCGACTCGACCATCACCCGCCTCGTCCTGGTCTTCGGCGGCGTCACCCTGCTCGGGCTCCTCGTCGCCGCGTGGGCCCTCGCACTCACCGTCCGACGGGCGCTGCGGCCGCTCGAACACGTCGCCGGCGTCGCCTCCGACGTCGCCGCACTCGACCTCGAACACGGCGAGACCGACATCACCGCCCGGGTGGGCGCGGCCGACCTCACCGCGAACCGCGAGGTCGGGCAGGTCGGCACCGCGCTCAACCGCCTGCTCGGCCACGTCGGTCAGGCACTCACCGTCCGCCGCGAGGCCGAGTCCGGCATGCGGACCTTCGTCGCCGACGCCTCCCACGAGCTCCGCACGCCGATCGCCACCGTCCGGGCCTACGCCGAGCTCTCGACGAGCTCGACCGACCTCGACGCGGTGCACGCGAACGTCGGCCGGATCGCGACCGAGGCCGTCCGGATGGGTGACCTCGTCGAGGAACTGCTGCTGCTCGCACGGCTGGACGCCCGCGCGCTCGCCGGGACCCCGCCGCTCGTCGTCGACACGGTCGACCTGACCTCGATCGTGGTCGAGGCGACGATGGACGCACGCACGACCAACCCGGACCACCGCTGGACGCTCGAGGTCGACGACGAGCCCGTGACCGTGGACGGCGACGCGGCGCAGCTCCGGCGACTCGTGCGGAACCTGCTCTCGAACGCGGCGCAGCACACGCCGAGCGGATCGGCCGTCGTGGTCTCCCTGCGGCGTGTGCCGGGAGCGCCCCGGCCCTCCGTCCGACTCGTCGTCGCGAACGACGGGCCGCCGATCGATCCGGCGCTCCTGCCGAACCTGTTCGACCGCTTCACGCGCGGCGAGGCCTCACGATCGCGAGAGCACGGCACGAGCGGCCTCGGTCTGGCGATCGTGCGGGCGGTGACCGCGGCCCACGACGGGACGGTCCGTGTGGTGTCCGAGCCGGGGCGCACAGCGTTCACCGTGGAGTTGCCCGCGACGTCCTGA
- a CDS encoding LysR family transcriptional regulator, whose product MTVSIPQLRAFTATVDAGSFTGAAAALGVGQSAVSHAVAGLEREVGGAVVHRGGSATATPLGERLLAHARSAVASIDALEAVVTPATARGTVRLAAVPTVCQGLLPRLRELWAVTLPDVDVQVYEGDDEEMPEWLEGGTVDAAVLVDPAPVPTGAVVVARDEMAAVVRRDHPLASQTALTLDDLHEDGLVAGGGGCEVQIQRLHELDGQPFRWAHRVREMNTMFGMIQRGEGVSIVPTLGRSMLPDDLVMLPLERRLTRTLVLSGPSSRPWHPLAQALVDAVR is encoded by the coding sequence ATGACCGTCTCGATCCCCCAACTCCGGGCCTTCACCGCCACGGTCGACGCCGGATCGTTCACCGGCGCCGCCGCTGCCCTCGGCGTCGGACAGTCCGCCGTGTCCCACGCGGTCGCGGGGCTCGAGCGCGAGGTCGGCGGTGCCGTCGTGCACCGCGGCGGCTCCGCCACCGCCACCCCGCTCGGGGAACGCCTGCTCGCCCACGCCCGCAGCGCGGTCGCCTCGATCGACGCCCTGGAGGCAGTGGTCACCCCCGCCACGGCGCGCGGCACCGTGCGGCTCGCCGCGGTCCCCACGGTGTGCCAGGGCCTGCTCCCCCGCCTCCGCGAGCTCTGGGCGGTCACGCTGCCCGACGTCGACGTGCAGGTGTACGAGGGCGACGACGAGGAGATGCCGGAGTGGCTCGAGGGCGGCACCGTCGACGCCGCGGTGCTCGTCGACCCCGCGCCGGTGCCGACCGGTGCCGTGGTCGTCGCGCGGGACGAGATGGCCGCCGTCGTCCGCCGGGACCACCCGCTCGCGAGCCAGACGGCGCTCACGCTCGACGACCTGCACGAGGACGGCCTCGTCGCGGGTGGCGGCGGGTGCGAGGTGCAGATCCAACGGCTGCACGAGCTCGACGGGCAGCCGTTCCGGTGGGCGCACCGGGTACGGGAGATGAACACGATGTTCGGGATGATCCAGCGTGGCGAGGGCGTCTCGATCGTGCCGACGCTCGGACGGAGCATGCTGCCGGACGACCTCGTGATGCTGCCGCTCGAGCGACGGCTCACCCGCACGCTCGTGCTGAGCGGACCGTCGTCGCGGCCGTGGCACCCGCTCGCACAGGCGCTCGTCGACGCGGTCCGGTGA
- a CDS encoding fructosamine kinase family protein: protein MAETYVKTFTDPDEATAEAAGLEWLAEAEDAGGTRIARVLAHPEPRVLHLEQISDGAPTTEQAERFGRSLAHTHAAGAPHWGAPSPGFPQQGSLRMGRSRTAFVSAADAPDTWGEFFAEYRIRDYVSRIVDQGGFDGAEAAVFERVAERLEDGEFGAPQPSLVGDGPARLHGDLWAGNVLWPTPGQPVDGTTPTGAVLIDANPHGGHAETDLALLGLFGLPRLETVLAAYDEASPLADGWQDRVELHQLAPLLLHVFLFGGSYTGAALRAARRYA from the coding sequence ATGGCCGAGACCTACGTGAAGACCTTCACCGACCCCGACGAGGCGACCGCGGAGGCCGCCGGGCTGGAGTGGCTCGCCGAGGCCGAGGACGCCGGCGGCACCCGGATCGCCCGGGTCCTCGCGCACCCGGAGCCGCGGGTCCTGCACCTCGAGCAGATCAGCGACGGGGCGCCGACGACGGAGCAGGCCGAGCGCTTCGGCCGGTCGCTCGCCCACACGCACGCGGCCGGCGCTCCGCACTGGGGCGCACCCTCGCCGGGGTTCCCGCAGCAGGGCTCGCTGCGGATGGGTCGGTCACGGACTGCGTTCGTCTCCGCCGCGGACGCCCCGGACACCTGGGGCGAGTTCTTCGCCGAGTACCGGATCCGCGACTACGTGTCGCGCATCGTCGACCAGGGCGGGTTCGACGGCGCCGAGGCCGCGGTGTTCGAGCGGGTGGCCGAGCGCCTCGAGGACGGCGAGTTCGGCGCACCGCAGCCGTCGCTCGTCGGGGACGGTCCCGCGCGGCTGCACGGTGACCTCTGGGCGGGGAACGTGCTCTGGCCGACACCGGGGCAGCCGGTGGACGGCACGACGCCGACGGGCGCCGTGCTCATCGACGCGAACCCGCACGGAGGGCACGCCGAGACCGACCTCGCGCTCCTCGGGCTGTTCGGGCTGCCGCGGCTCGAGACCGTCCTCGCGGCCTACGACGAGGCGTCCCCGCTCGCCGACGGCTGGCAGGACCGCGTGGAGCTGCACCAGCTCGCGCCACTGTTGCTGCACGTCTTCCTGTTCGGCGGGTCGTACACGGGGGCAGCGCTCCGGGCAGCCCGGCGCTACGCCTGA
- a CDS encoding glycosyltransferase family 39 protein, which yields MTTYPTPVTDRRERAHPGTTTRDRRPPLARLFLGEREDARWLRPAFWALLALTAVVYLWDLSISGYANSFYAAAVQAGTKSWEAFFFGSLDSSNFITVDKPPASLWVMVLSARLFGFSSFILLLPQALMAVGSVALVWGTVRRTLARLGAMTANVGALLAGFVVGATPAAALMFRFDNPDALLVLLMTAGAYCTVRALPRGSWRWIALAGVALGFAFLTKMLQGLLVLPAFGLVYLVAARTSWGRRAIGLGIAAVSLVVSAGWWVVAVWLWPAESRPYIGGSTNNTVLDLVFGYNGLGRIFGGSGNGGGGMGGGTAGSSFGGSTGLDRLFSSEMGLEISWLLPAALLALVLGLVVVGRRHLGDPVRVGLVLWGGWLLVTGLVFSYMSGTIHPYYTVALAPAIAGLVGTGGALLWSVRDRVIGRLGLAGMVGITAYWGFCLLNEDPTWLPWLRWVVLVGGLLSTAAILVGNVPTLRKAVTVGVLAGTLFGLTGTTAYAVATTTVAHSGSIPSVGPSGSGSGGMGGGTGGGQPGGTGGPGGSASGSESDSSDSSDGSQQGPGGTPPGGTSGEAPEGTTGEAPSMPDGTSGDQDGTGIQEGSDGATSDGESGTGLQAGGGAMGGGDASTSSALQKLLEATDTTWAAAVNGSQSAAQLELDTDTAVMAIGGWSSDPTPTLAEFKAYVAEGKIPYYISSGTGGGMGGGSSTASAIQEWVAANYSSTTVGGSTVYDLSAAK from the coding sequence ATGACCACGTACCCGACCCCCGTGACCGACCGTCGCGAGCGCGCCCACCCCGGGACCACCACCCGGGACCGCCGCCCGCCACTCGCTCGCCTGTTCCTCGGCGAACGAGAGGACGCCCGCTGGCTCCGGCCGGCGTTCTGGGCGCTCCTCGCCCTGACCGCCGTCGTGTACCTGTGGGACCTCAGCATCTCTGGGTACGCGAACAGCTTCTACGCCGCCGCCGTCCAGGCCGGCACGAAGTCGTGGGAGGCGTTCTTCTTCGGCTCCCTCGACTCGTCGAACTTCATCACGGTCGACAAGCCGCCGGCATCGCTGTGGGTGATGGTGCTGTCCGCGCGGCTGTTCGGCTTCTCGTCGTTCATCCTCCTCCTCCCCCAGGCCCTCATGGCCGTCGGGTCGGTCGCGCTCGTCTGGGGCACCGTCCGCCGCACCCTCGCACGTCTCGGGGCGATGACGGCGAACGTCGGGGCCCTGCTCGCCGGGTTCGTCGTCGGGGCCACCCCCGCGGCGGCGCTCATGTTCCGGTTCGACAACCCGGACGCGCTGCTCGTGCTGCTCATGACCGCCGGCGCCTACTGCACCGTGCGGGCACTCCCCCGGGGCAGCTGGCGGTGGATCGCCCTCGCCGGGGTGGCCCTCGGGTTCGCGTTCCTCACGAAGATGCTGCAGGGGCTCCTGGTGCTGCCGGCGTTCGGCCTCGTGTACCTGGTCGCCGCGCGGACCTCGTGGGGTCGTCGTGCGATCGGACTCGGCATCGCGGCGGTCTCGCTCGTGGTCTCGGCCGGTTGGTGGGTCGTCGCCGTGTGGCTCTGGCCCGCGGAGTCCCGCCCCTACATCGGCGGCTCGACGAACAACACCGTGCTCGACCTGGTCTTCGGCTACAACGGCCTCGGTCGCATCTTCGGCGGCTCGGGCAACGGCGGCGGCGGGATGGGCGGCGGGACCGCCGGGTCGTCGTTCGGTGGCTCGACCGGGCTCGACCGGCTGTTCTCGTCCGAGATGGGGCTCGAGATCTCGTGGCTCCTGCCCGCGGCGCTCCTCGCGCTGGTGCTCGGCCTCGTGGTCGTCGGTCGGCGGCACCTCGGTGACCCGGTCCGCGTCGGGCTCGTGCTCTGGGGCGGCTGGCTGCTCGTCACCGGCCTCGTCTTCTCGTACATGTCGGGGACGATCCACCCGTACTACACGGTCGCCCTGGCCCCGGCGATCGCCGGCCTCGTCGGCACCGGCGGCGCCCTCCTCTGGAGCGTGCGCGACCGCGTGATCGGTCGCCTCGGACTCGCGGGCATGGTCGGCATCACCGCGTACTGGGGCTTCTGCCTGCTGAACGAGGACCCGACCTGGCTGCCCTGGCTCCGGTGGGTCGTGCTCGTCGGCGGCCTCCTGTCGACCGCCGCGATCCTCGTCGGCAACGTGCCCACGCTCCGGAAGGCCGTCACCGTGGGCGTCCTCGCCGGCACGCTCTTCGGACTCACCGGGACCACCGCCTACGCCGTCGCCACGACGACCGTCGCGCACTCCGGTTCGATCCCGAGCGTCGGTCCGTCCGGCAGCGGCTCCGGCGGGATGGGCGGCGGCACCGGCGGTGGACAGCCGGGAGGCACGGGAGGCCCCGGCGGATCGGCCTCCGGTTCCGAGAGCGACAGCTCCGACTCCTCGGACGGCTCCCAGCAGGGTCCCGGCGGCACGCCGCCCGGCGGCACCTCGGGCGAAGCGCCCGAGGGCACGACGGGCGAGGCCCCGTCGATGCCGGACGGCACGTCCGGCGACCAGGACGGCACCGGCATCCAGGAGGGATCCGACGGGGCGACCTCCGACGGCGAGTCGGGGACGGGCCTCCAGGCCGGTGGCGGCGCGATGGGTGGCGGAGACGCGTCGACGTCGTCGGCGTTGCAGAAGCTGCTCGAAGCGACCGACACGACCTGGGCCGCCGCGGTCAACGGTTCGCAGTCCGCCGCGCAGCTCGAGCTCGACACCGACACCGCCGTCATGGCGATCGGTGGCTGGTCGAGCGACCCGACGCCGACGCTCGCCGAGTTCAAGGCGTACGTCGCCGAGGGCAAGATCCCGTACTACATCTCCTCCGGGACCGGAGGCGGGATGGGAGGCGGCTCCTCCACCGCCTCGGCGATCCAGGAGTGGGTCGCGGCGAACTACAGCAGCACGACGGTCGGCGGGTCGACGGTCTACGACCTGAGCGCCGCGAAGTGA